One window of Perca flavescens isolate YP-PL-M2 chromosome 15, PFLA_1.0, whole genome shotgun sequence genomic DNA carries:
- the LOC114570315 gene encoding cyclin-dependent kinase 5 activator 1 isoform X1 — MGTVLSLSPSYRKAVLFEDGPATVGHYTAVQNSKNAKDAAAAAGKSLKRPSIISVLPWKRIVAVSAKRKGSKKLQADGGDGGKGSPLDGHATATANSASSSLKLKKSQSCANLSSYSSSQDPSATTTTTSSNLPVSKTLANVATVAAKKNSITGSGIQTSTATGTPKRVIVQASTSELMRSLGEFLCRRCYRLKRLSPTDPVLWLRSVDRSLLLQGWQDQGFITPANVVFLYMLCRDVVSSEVASERELQASLLTCLYLSYSYMGNEISYPLKPFLVEAEKEAFWDRCLEIINRMSGKMLQINTDPHFFTQVFADLKNESKKEEEKTKLLIGLDR, encoded by the exons ATGGGTACAgtgctgtctctgtctcccAGCTACCGCAAGGCCGTGCTGTTTGAGGATGGCCCGGCCACTGTAGGCCACTACACAGCGGTCCAAAACAGCAAAAACGCTAAggatgctgctgcagctgccgGAAAATCCCTCAAACGCCCTTCTATCATCAGTGTGTTGCCATGGAAACGCATTGTGGCTGTATCGGCGAAGAGGAAGGGCTCCAAGAAGTTGCAGGCAGACGGCGGGGACGGTGGGAAAGGGAGCCCTCTGGATGGCCATGCCACAGCCACGGCCAACTCAGCCTCCAGTAGCCTGAAGCTGAAGAAGTCTCAGTCCTGTGCTAACCTCTCCTCTTACTCCTCAAGCCAGGACCCCTCGGCCACTACCACCACTACCTCCTCCAACCTGCCCGTCTCCAAGACCTTGGCTAACGTAGCTACTGTTGCTGCCAAAAAGAATTCCATCACAGGTTCCGGGATCCAAACGTCTACCGCAACGGGCACACCAAAACGTGTCATTGTCCAG GCCTCCACCAGCGAACTGATGCGCAGCCTGGGTGAGTTCCTGTGCCGCCGGTGCTACAGACTGAAGCGTCTATCCCCGACCGACCCGGTGCTGTGGCTGCGCAGCGTTGACCGCTCCCTCCTGCTGCAGGGCTGGCAGGATCAGGGCTTCATCACTCCGGCTAATGTGGTCTTCCTCTACATGCTGTGCCGCGATGTGGTCTCATCCGAGGTGGCCTCAGAGCGCGAGCTGCAGGCCTCACTGCTCACCTGCCTCTACCTTTCCTACTCCTACATGGGCAACGAGATCTCCTACCCGCTGAAGCCCTTCCTGGTCGAGGCGGAGAAGGAAGCCTTCTGGGACCGCTGCCTGGAGATCATCAACCGCATGAGCGGCAAAATGCTCCAGATCAACACCGACCCGCACTTCTTTACCCAGGTGTTTGCTGACCTGAAGAACGAGAGcaagaaagaagaggagaagacCAAACTCCTCATAGGGCTTGACCGATAA
- the LOC114570315 gene encoding cyclin-dependent kinase 5 activator 1 isoform X2 gives MGTVLSLSPSYRKAVLFEDGPATVGHYTAVQNSKNAKDAAAAAGKSLKRPSIISVLPWKRIVAVSAKRKGSKKLQADGGDGGKGSPLDGHATATANSASSSLKLKKSQSCANLSSYSSSQDPSATTTTTSSNLPNSITGSGIQTSTATGTPKRVIVQASTSELMRSLGEFLCRRCYRLKRLSPTDPVLWLRSVDRSLLLQGWQDQGFITPANVVFLYMLCRDVVSSEVASERELQASLLTCLYLSYSYMGNEISYPLKPFLVEAEKEAFWDRCLEIINRMSGKMLQINTDPHFFTQVFADLKNESKKEEEKTKLLIGLDR, from the exons ATGGGTACAgtgctgtctctgtctcccAGCTACCGCAAGGCCGTGCTGTTTGAGGATGGCCCGGCCACTGTAGGCCACTACACAGCGGTCCAAAACAGCAAAAACGCTAAggatgctgctgcagctgccgGAAAATCCCTCAAACGCCCTTCTATCATCAGTGTGTTGCCATGGAAACGCATTGTGGCTGTATCGGCGAAGAGGAAGGGCTCCAAGAAGTTGCAGGCAGACGGCGGGGACGGTGGGAAAGGGAGCCCTCTGGATGGCCATGCCACAGCCACGGCCAACTCAGCCTCCAGTAGCCTGAAGCTGAAGAAGTCTCAGTCCTGTGCTAACCTCTCCTCTTACTCCTCAAGCCAGGACCCCTCGGCCACTACCACCACTACCTCCTCCAACCTGCCC AATTCCATCACAGGTTCCGGGATCCAAACGTCTACCGCAACGGGCACACCAAAACGTGTCATTGTCCAG GCCTCCACCAGCGAACTGATGCGCAGCCTGGGTGAGTTCCTGTGCCGCCGGTGCTACAGACTGAAGCGTCTATCCCCGACCGACCCGGTGCTGTGGCTGCGCAGCGTTGACCGCTCCCTCCTGCTGCAGGGCTGGCAGGATCAGGGCTTCATCACTCCGGCTAATGTGGTCTTCCTCTACATGCTGTGCCGCGATGTGGTCTCATCCGAGGTGGCCTCAGAGCGCGAGCTGCAGGCCTCACTGCTCACCTGCCTCTACCTTTCCTACTCCTACATGGGCAACGAGATCTCCTACCCGCTGAAGCCCTTCCTGGTCGAGGCGGAGAAGGAAGCCTTCTGGGACCGCTGCCTGGAGATCATCAACCGCATGAGCGGCAAAATGCTCCAGATCAACACCGACCCGCACTTCTTTACCCAGGTGTTTGCTGACCTGAAGAACGAGAGcaagaaagaagaggagaagacCAAACTCCTCATAGGGCTTGACCGATAA